One Miscanthus floridulus cultivar M001 chromosome 11, ASM1932011v1, whole genome shotgun sequence DNA window includes the following coding sequences:
- the LOC136490899 gene encoding uncharacterized protein, whose translation MAGTAAAAAAAADTATVCSMCGDVGFPEKLFRCARCRHRFQHSYCTNYYGDSAPASAGSDMCDWCLSGVAGKQARWSSSSPSGKQHAAIGSQESSSTTTSSGGRGAGKASGGDQAELAGRRATTRAAGRRYKLLKDVLCE comes from the exons ATGgccggcaccgccgccgccgccgccgccgccgccgacacaGCCACGGTCTGCTCCATGTGCGGCGACGTCGGCTTCCCCGAGAAGCTCTTCCGCTGCGCGCGCTGCCGCCACCGCTTCCAGCACTC GTACTGCACCAACTACTACGGCGACAGCGCACCCGCCTCGGCCGGCTCCGACATGTGCGACTGGTGCCTCAGCGGCGTGGCCGGGAAGCAGGCGAGGTGGTCGTCCTCGTCTCCGTCCGGGAAGCAGCACGCCGCCATCGGGAGCCAGGAGTCGTCGTCAACCACCACAAGCTCCGGTGGCAGGGGCGCCGGCAAGGCCAGCGGCGGCGACCAGGCCGAGCTGGCTGGGCGGCGAGCGACGACCAGGGCGGCCGGCCGCAGGTACAAGCTGCTCAAGGACGTCTTGTGTGAGTAG